From a single Canis lupus baileyi chromosome 14, mCanLup2.hap1, whole genome shotgun sequence genomic region:
- the SLC30A8 gene encoding proton-coupled zinc antiporter SLC30A8 isoform X2 — protein MEFLERTYLVNDRATKMYAFNLDSVELQQKSLNKDQCPGEKPEELESGAIYHCHSNSKATENRANEQVYAKWKLYAASGVCFIFMIAEVVGGHIAGSLAVITDAAHLLIDLTSFLLSLFSLWLSSKPPSKQLTFGWHRAEILGALLSILCVWVVTGVLVYLACERLLYPDYQIQGTVMILVSGCAVAANIMLSVILHQKHPGHNHKEVQANASVRAAFVHALGDLFQSISVLTSALIIYFKPDYKMADPICTFVFSILVLASTITVLKDFSILLMEGVPKNLNYSDVKELILAVDGVVSVHSLHIWSLAMNQVILSAHVAAASRDSQVVRREIVKALSNSYTVHSLTIQMESPADQDPNCFFCEDPRD, from the exons ATGGAGTTTCTTGAAAGAACTTACCTTGTGAATGACAGAGCCACCAAGATGTATGCCTTCAACCTAGACAG TGTGGAACTCCAGCAGAAATCCTTGAATAAAGATCAATGTCCTGGAGAGAAGCCAGAGGAGCTGGAGTCAGGAGCCATCTATCACTGCCACAGCAACTCCAAGGCCACAGAGAACAGAGCAAACGAGCAAGTCTACGCCAAGTGGAAACTCTATGCTGCTTCGGGAGTATGCTTCATTTTCATGATTGCAGAGGTCGTGG GTGGCCACATTGCTGGGAGTCTTGCTGTCATCACAGACGCTGCCCACCTCTTAATTGACCTGACCAGTTTCCTGCTCAGTCTCTTCTCCTTGTGGTTGTCATCAAAGCCTCCCTCGAAGCAGCTGACATTTGGATGGCACCGGGCAG AGATCCTAGGTGCCCTGCTGTCCATCTTGTGCGTCTGGGTGGTGACTGGGGTGTTGGTGTACCTGGCATGTGAACGCCTGCTGTACCCCGATTACCAGATCCAGGGGACGGTGATGATCCTGGTTTCAGGCTGTGCTGTGGCAGCCAACATTAT GCTAAGTGTGATTCTGCACCAAAAACACCCTGGCCACAATCATAAGGAAGTGCAAGCTAATGCCAGTGTCAGAGCGGCTTTTGTGCATGCCCTTGGAGATCTATTTCAGAGCATCAGTGTGCTAACCAGTGCACTTATTATCTACTTTAAG CCAGACTATAAAATGGCTGACCCCATCTGCACATTTGTCTTTTCCATCCTGGTTTTGGCCAGCACCATCACTGTCTTAAAGGACTTCTCCATCTTACTCATGGAAG GTGTACCTAAGAACCTGAATTACAGTGATGTGAAAGAGCTCATCTTAGCTGTGGATGGTGTGGTGTCTGTGCACAGCTTGCACATCTGGTCTCTAGCAATGAACCAAGTGATTCTCTCAGCTCATGTTGCTGCAG CCAGCCGTGACAGCCAGGTTGTTCGGAGAGAGATTGTTAAAGCCCTCAGCAATAGCTATACTGTGCACTCGCTCACCATTCAGATGGAATCTCCAGCTGACCAGGACCCCAACTGCTTTTTCTGTGAAGACCCCCGGGACTAG
- the SLC30A8 gene encoding proton-coupled zinc antiporter SLC30A8 isoform X1 — protein sequence MEFLERTYLVNDRATKMYAFNLDSVELQQKSLNKDQCPGEKPEELESGAIYHCHSNSKATENRANEQVYAKWKLYAASGVCFIFMIAEVVGGHIAGSLAVITDAAHLLIDLTSFLLSLFSLWLSSKPPSKQLTFGWHRAEILGALLSILCVWVVTGVLVYLACERLLYPDYQIQGTVMILVSGCAVAANIMLSVILHQKHPGHNHKEVQANASVRAAFVHALGDLFQSISVLTSALIIYFKPDYKMADPICTFVFSILVLASTITVLKDFSILLMEGVPKNLNYSDVKELILAVDGVVSVHSLHIWSLAMNQVILSAHVAAAASRDSQVVRREIVKALSNSYTVHSLTIQMESPADQDPNCFFCEDPRD from the exons ATGGAGTTTCTTGAAAGAACTTACCTTGTGAATGACAGAGCCACCAAGATGTATGCCTTCAACCTAGACAG TGTGGAACTCCAGCAGAAATCCTTGAATAAAGATCAATGTCCTGGAGAGAAGCCAGAGGAGCTGGAGTCAGGAGCCATCTATCACTGCCACAGCAACTCCAAGGCCACAGAGAACAGAGCAAACGAGCAAGTCTACGCCAAGTGGAAACTCTATGCTGCTTCGGGAGTATGCTTCATTTTCATGATTGCAGAGGTCGTGG GTGGCCACATTGCTGGGAGTCTTGCTGTCATCACAGACGCTGCCCACCTCTTAATTGACCTGACCAGTTTCCTGCTCAGTCTCTTCTCCTTGTGGTTGTCATCAAAGCCTCCCTCGAAGCAGCTGACATTTGGATGGCACCGGGCAG AGATCCTAGGTGCCCTGCTGTCCATCTTGTGCGTCTGGGTGGTGACTGGGGTGTTGGTGTACCTGGCATGTGAACGCCTGCTGTACCCCGATTACCAGATCCAGGGGACGGTGATGATCCTGGTTTCAGGCTGTGCTGTGGCAGCCAACATTAT GCTAAGTGTGATTCTGCACCAAAAACACCCTGGCCACAATCATAAGGAAGTGCAAGCTAATGCCAGTGTCAGAGCGGCTTTTGTGCATGCCCTTGGAGATCTATTTCAGAGCATCAGTGTGCTAACCAGTGCACTTATTATCTACTTTAAG CCAGACTATAAAATGGCTGACCCCATCTGCACATTTGTCTTTTCCATCCTGGTTTTGGCCAGCACCATCACTGTCTTAAAGGACTTCTCCATCTTACTCATGGAAG GTGTACCTAAGAACCTGAATTACAGTGATGTGAAAGAGCTCATCTTAGCTGTGGATGGTGTGGTGTCTGTGCACAGCTTGCACATCTGGTCTCTAGCAATGAACCAAGTGATTCTCTCAGCTCATGTTGCTGCAG CAGCCAGCCGTGACAGCCAGGTTGTTCGGAGAGAGATTGTTAAAGCCCTCAGCAATAGCTATACTGTGCACTCGCTCACCATTCAGATGGAATCTCCAGCTGACCAGGACCCCAACTGCTTTTTCTGTGAAGACCCCCGGGACTAG